One Microbacterium sp. W4I20 DNA window includes the following coding sequences:
- a CDS encoding LysR family transcriptional regulator, with the protein MKISLLRRFIVVAEELHFPRAAASLGIPLASLYTSVEKLEAEVGHPLFQPGEPTRLTKVGELLLEEARVEVAAAPAPVKNPPAPRGGKAKASKGKGRTPAVKGQPKPYKKRQGR; encoded by the coding sequence GTGAAGATCTCCTTGCTCCGCCGCTTCATCGTCGTCGCGGAGGAACTGCACTTCCCCCGCGCGGCCGCAAGCCTCGGCATTCCCCTGGCGTCGCTGTACACCTCGGTCGAGAAACTCGAGGCCGAGGTCGGGCATCCGCTGTTCCAGCCCGGCGAGCCGACAAGGCTGACGAAGGTCGGCGAGCTGCTGCTCGAGGAAGCACGGGTCGAAGTCGCTGCGGCTCCGGCGCCCGTGAAGAACCCGCCCGCGCCCCGCGGCGGCAAAGCCAAGGCATCGAAGGGCAAGGGTCGGACCCCTGCGGTCAAGGGCCAGCCGAAGCCCTATAAGAAGCGTCAGGGCCGCTAG
- a CDS encoding alpha/beta fold hydrolase translates to MTDTQIFEPEGRAVPYVDEGDGPVKLVLVQERGLAADVLGVVGHYLAEEAGFHVLRIGYRADDADVALETRVEDVLAVIDHVGLQDTWVGGHGVGGTVARALAAAHHDRVNGLLLLGVEESDIAVAPVIPVLIIQGSQDAVYAPANGERLQATVPERASVKTIDGGDHLFPMTHPIETAVNIEEYLDWD, encoded by the coding sequence ATGACCGACACCCAGATCTTCGAACCCGAAGGCCGCGCCGTACCCTACGTCGACGAGGGCGATGGCCCGGTGAAGCTCGTGCTGGTCCAGGAACGCGGTCTCGCCGCCGACGTGCTGGGCGTCGTCGGGCACTACCTCGCGGAGGAAGCCGGATTCCACGTGCTGCGCATCGGCTACCGCGCCGACGACGCGGACGTGGCGCTCGAGACCCGGGTCGAAGACGTGCTCGCGGTGATCGACCACGTCGGCCTGCAGGACACCTGGGTCGGCGGGCACGGCGTCGGCGGTACCGTCGCGCGCGCACTGGCCGCGGCCCACCACGACCGCGTCAACGGCCTGCTGCTCCTGGGCGTCGAGGAGAGTGACATCGCGGTCGCGCCGGTCATCCCGGTGCTCATCATCCAGGGTTCGCAGGACGCCGTGTACGCGCCGGCGAACGGCGAACGGCTGCAAGCCACGGTCCCCGAGCGGGCGAGCGTGAAGACCATCGACGGCGGCGACCACCTGTTCCCGATGACCCACCCGATCGAGACCGCGGTGAACATCGAGGAATACCTCGACTGGGACTGA
- a CDS encoding ABC-F family ATP-binding cassette domain-containing protein has protein sequence MTATLVAQGLAGGYGHRTLFDSLDLTVAAGDVVGLVGANGAGKSTLLRLLAGVDEPQAGTIRLSPADAFVGWLPQEHERVPGESVADYIARRTGCAAASSDMNAAALALGDPSLAAPGTDPADTYSTALDRWLASGAADLDERLPVVLADLGLALDGDPAEAMMTSLSGGQAARVGLAALLLSRFDIALLDEPTNDLDLDGIERLEAFVRGLRGGVVVVSHDREFLARCVTRVLELDLAQGSNRVFGGGYDAYLEERETVRRHQREKYDEFADKKADLVARARTQREWSSQGVRNAMKKAPDNDKIKRKASAESSEKQAQKVRQMESRIARLDEVEEPRKEWQLEFTIGSAPRSSSVVSTLNSAVFRQGSFVLGPVSLQVNAGERIGITGPNGAGKSTLLRGLLGRQRPDEGTASLGASVQIGEIDQARALLTGSQPLAAAFETLVPEMASGEVRTLLAKFGLKADHVTRAVDELSPGERTRAGLALLQARGVNLLVLDEPTNHLDLPAIEQLEQALESYEGTLLLVTHDRRMLATVTTDRSWRVDAGQVVEA, from the coding sequence ATGACCGCAACGCTCGTGGCCCAAGGGCTGGCCGGTGGCTACGGCCATCGCACCCTGTTCGACTCGCTCGACCTGACCGTCGCGGCGGGTGATGTCGTCGGCCTCGTCGGCGCCAACGGTGCGGGCAAGTCGACGCTGCTGAGACTCCTCGCGGGTGTCGACGAGCCGCAGGCCGGCACGATCAGGCTCTCCCCGGCCGATGCCTTCGTCGGCTGGCTCCCGCAGGAGCACGAACGGGTTCCTGGCGAGAGCGTGGCCGACTACATCGCGCGTCGCACGGGGTGCGCGGCAGCGAGCAGCGATATGAATGCCGCGGCACTCGCGCTCGGAGACCCCTCGCTCGCCGCGCCCGGCACCGACCCCGCCGACACCTACTCCACCGCGCTGGATCGTTGGCTGGCCAGCGGTGCCGCCGATCTCGACGAGCGGCTTCCTGTCGTACTCGCCGACCTCGGGCTCGCACTGGACGGCGATCCCGCCGAGGCGATGATGACCTCGCTGTCGGGAGGCCAGGCGGCGCGCGTGGGACTCGCCGCATTGCTGCTCTCACGCTTCGACATCGCGCTGCTGGATGAGCCGACCAACGACCTCGACCTCGACGGCATCGAACGACTCGAGGCCTTCGTGCGCGGACTTCGCGGCGGTGTCGTGGTGGTCAGTCACGACCGCGAGTTCCTCGCGCGCTGCGTGACCCGAGTGCTGGAGCTCGACCTCGCGCAGGGGAGCAACCGCGTCTTCGGCGGCGGCTACGACGCGTACCTGGAAGAGCGCGAGACGGTGCGCCGGCACCAGCGCGAGAAGTACGACGAGTTCGCCGACAAGAAGGCCGACCTCGTCGCTCGCGCCCGCACGCAGCGGGAGTGGTCGAGCCAGGGTGTGCGCAACGCCATGAAGAAGGCGCCGGACAACGACAAGATCAAACGCAAGGCCTCAGCGGAGTCGAGCGAGAAGCAGGCGCAGAAGGTGCGCCAGATGGAGAGCAGGATCGCCCGTCTCGACGAGGTCGAGGAGCCGCGGAAGGAGTGGCAGCTCGAGTTCACGATCGGCTCGGCTCCGCGGTCCAGCTCGGTGGTCTCGACGCTGAATTCCGCCGTGTTCCGGCAGGGTTCCTTCGTGCTCGGGCCCGTGTCGCTCCAGGTGAACGCGGGGGAGCGGATCGGCATCACCGGGCCCAACGGCGCCGGGAAGTCGACGCTGCTGCGCGGACTGCTCGGTCGTCAGCGTCCCGACGAGGGAACGGCCAGCCTCGGCGCGAGCGTGCAGATCGGTGAGATCGACCAGGCTCGCGCGCTTCTCACCGGGTCGCAGCCGCTCGCGGCGGCGTTCGAAACGCTCGTCCCGGAGATGGCCTCCGGTGAGGTGCGCACGCTCCTGGCCAAGTTCGGCCTCAAGGCCGATCACGTGACCCGCGCCGTGGATGAGCTCTCACCGGGCGAGCGCACCCGTGCAGGGCTGGCGCTGCTGCAGGCGCGCGGCGTCAACCTGCTCGTGCTCGACGAACCGACGAACCACCTCGATCTCCCGGCGATCGAGCAGCTCGAGCAGGCGCTCGAGTCCTATGAGGGCACCCTGCTGCTGGTCACCCACGACCGGCGGATGCTGGCGACGGTCACCACAGACCGCAGCTGGCGAGTGGATGCCGGTCAGGTCGTGGAGGCGTGA
- a CDS encoding DUF4190 domain-containing protein, whose translation MTTATVAPRTNTLALVGFIAAFVIPIAGFVLGVLALRQLRAPGNGESGAGLARWSLIIGALGTLLHVIFFIVWISLFVAAVNGQPIGG comes from the coding sequence ATGACAACCGCAACAGTCGCGCCTCGCACCAACACACTCGCCCTGGTGGGCTTCATCGCAGCTTTCGTGATTCCCATCGCCGGTTTCGTCCTCGGCGTGCTCGCTCTGCGCCAGTTGCGCGCGCCGGGCAACGGCGAATCAGGTGCAGGCCTCGCTCGCTGGTCGCTCATCATCGGAGCCTTGGGAACATTGCTCCACGTGATCTTCTTCATCGTGTGGATCTCTCTGTTCGTCGCGGCCGTCAACGGTCAGCCGATCGGGGGCTAA